Sequence from the Thermomonas sp. HDW16 genome:
TCCAGTTGGCATCGCCCAGCTTGTCGCGGATCAGCGCGTCGGCGGTGCCCTGGTCGGGGATGCGCAGCAGGGCTTCAGCCACGCACATCAGCAGTACGCCTTCCTCGCTGCCGAGGTCGTACTGACGCATGAAGGCCTCGACCGCGCCTTGGTCGCGCGCGCGGGCGCGCACCCGGCGTACCAGGTCGGCGGCGGTGGCCTGCGCGGCGGCGCGGTCAGCCGCAGGCAGGGTGGCCTGCGTCAGCAGTTCGCGCACATGGGCGGTTTCATCGCGGATCCAGCCGGCGGTGATCGCCGCGCGCGCTGGCTGCGGCAGGGGGTTCAGTTCCGGCGACAGGATCGGCGCGGGCATGGGGGAGGTGCTGGATTCGTTGCTCATCACGCCCGCAGGCTGCCTGCATTTCAGGGGTCGAGGGGGTGCCTAGTGTAGTGCTGCGGGGCGTCTGCGGCACCCGTGGTGCTCGCTGCGGGTTGCCGCATCTTGGCCCCGCCGGTACCATTTCACGGTTGTTCCCGGCCCTTTGCCGTTCGTGGCCGGGGCAGGGGGCGTGTGAAACCCAGACCAAGGCGCGGTCCGCGGCCATCAGGCCGATGGCCCGGCATCTCCAGGCATACCAGTGGGGCTCGATGTGATGACACCCGGTCGATTCAAAACAGGCGCGCTCAAGCTGTGTGCGTTGGCAGCAGCGCTCGCGTTGCCAGTGCTGGCACAGGCACAGGAGACCGCCAACCACGCGGATCCGCACCGCTGGCAGCTGAACATGGCGCCCGGCGTGACGCCGACGTCGCATGCCGCGTATGACGCGCACATGATCGTGCTGGTGATCTGCGTGGTCATCGGCCTCATCGTGTTCGGCGCGATGGCCTATGCGATGTTCAAGTTCCGCAAGTCCAAGGGTGCGGTGCCGGATACCAGTTTCACCCACAGCACCAAGCTGGAAGCGATCTGGACCGCGCTGCCGATCCTGATCCTGATCGGCTTGGCGTTTCCCGCGACACATGGCCTGATGCGCCAGTACGACACGCGTGATTCCGAAATGACCGTCAAGGTCACCGGTTACCAGTGGATGTGGAAGTACGAATACCTGGGCCAGGACGTGGCATTCACCAGTCGCCTGGATCGCAAGAGCGACGAAGTCCGCCAGAGTGGCGTGGACGCACGTACCGCCAACCTGCCGCACTACCTGCTGGACGTCGACAACCAGTTGGTGCTGCCGGTGGGCGTCAAGATCCGCTTCGTGCTGACCGCCGACGACGTCATCCACGCCTGGTGGGTGCCGGCGCTGGGCTGGAAGCAGGACGCGATCCCGGGGATCGTCAACGAAGCTTGGGCGCAGATCGAAAAGCCGGGCGTCTATCGCGGCCAGTGCGCCGAACTGTGTGGCAAGGACCATGGCTTCATGCCGATCGTGGTGAAGGCCGTGCCGAAGGCCGAGTTCGAGCAGTGGCTGGCGGCGAAGAAGCCGGCGGCTCCAGCAGAACCTGCCGCTGAGGCCGCGCCCGAAGCGCCGGCCAGCACCGAGCAAACCGATGCAGCCCCGGCCGCCGCCGCTGCTGCCCCGCAGACCGAGCAAGCCCCGGCTAACGCCGCGGCTGCCGGTTGATCCACGCACCGCATTCCGAGGTTCAGCGCATGTCCGCCACGCATCATTCTGCCGTCGACCATCACGACGACCACGGCCACAAGCAAAGCTTCGTCGACCGCTGGTTCTTTTCCACGAACCACAAGGACATCGGCACGCTGTACCTGGTCTTCAGCTTCATCATGTTCATCATCGGCGCAGCGTTCTCGGTGGTGATCCGCACCGAACTGGCCACGCCGGGCCTGCAGCACGTCACCCCCGAATTCTTCAACCAGATGACCACGCTGCATGCGCTGGTCATGATCTTCGGCGGGGTGATGCCGGCTTTCGTCGGCCTGGCCAACTGGATGGTGCCGCTGCAGATCGGCGCGCCGGACATGGCGCTGCCGCGCATGAACAACTGGTCGTTCTGGATCATGCCGTTCGCGTTCACCCTGCTGCTGGGCACGCTGTTCCTGCCGGGCGGCGCGCCTGCCGGTGGCTGGACGCTGTACCCGCCGCTGTCGCTGCAGGGCGGCAACAACCTGGCCTTCGTGATCTTCGCCGTGCACATGATGGGCATCAGCTCGATCATGGGCGCGATCAACATCATCGCCACCATCCTCAACATGCGCGCCCCGGGCGTCGACCTGCTGAAGATGCCGATCTTCTGCTGGACCTGGCTGATCACCGCCTTCCTGCTGATCGCGGTGATGCCGGTGCTGGCCGGTGCGGTGACCATGCTGCTCACCGACAAGTTCTTCGCCACCAGCTTCTTCAATGCGGCCGGCGGCGGCGACCCGGTGATGTTCCAGCACATCTTCTGGTTCTTCGGCCACCCCGAGGTCTACATCATGATCCTGCCGGCGTTCGGTATCGCCAGCGAGATCATCCCCACCTTCGCCCGCAAGCCGCTGTTCGGCTACCAGGCGATGGTGTACGCCACCGCGGCGATCGCGTTCCTGTCGTTCATCGTGTGGGCGCACCACATGTTCACCGTGGGCATGCCGCTGGGCGGCGAGCTCTACTTCATGTTCGCGACGATGCTGATCTCGATCCCGACCGGCGTGAAGGTGTTCAACTGGGTCACCACCATGTGGCGCGGTTCGATGACCTTCGAGGCGCCGATGAAGTGGGCGATCGCCTTCGTGATCCTGTTCACCATCGGCGGTTTCTCCGGCCTGATGCTGGCCATCGTGCCGGCCGACTTCCAGTACCACGACACCTATTTCGTGGTGGCGCACTTCCACTACGTGCTGGTGACCGGCGCATTGTTCGGCATCATCGCCGGCGTGTACTACTGGTGGCCGAAATGGACCGGGCGCATGTACAGCGAGAAGCTCGCCAGCGTCCACTTCTGGTGGTCGATGATCTTCGTCAACCTGCTGTTCTTCCCGCAGCACTTCCTGGGGCTGGCCGGCATGCCGCGCCGCATCCCGGACTACAACGTGGTGTTTGCGGACTGGAACTTCATCAGCTCGATCGGCGCGTTCGGCATGTTCGCTACGCCGTTCATCATGGCTTTCGTGTTGTGGCATTCGCTGAAGCACGGCAAGAAGGCCGAAGCCCGTGCCTGGGAAGGTGCGCGCGGCCTGGAATGGACGGTACCCAGCCCGGCCCCGCACCACACCTTCACCACGCCGCCGGTGATCAAGCCGGGCGACTTGGCCCACGGCGACATCGACCACTGAGTACGGCATGCGCGAGCACCCCGCCAGCATGGATGACACCCAGGCCGCGTCGCGACGCGCGGCCGCACGCCGCACCGCGTTGCTGTTCGCCGCCATCGCGGTGGCGGTCTACGCGGGTTTCATCCTGATTGGTGTGGTGGGCCGGTGAGCCGCAGCCGCAGCTTCGGGGTATGGAAGATGGCTGGCGTGGCGCTGGCGGCGTTCGGCTTCGCGTTCGCACTGGTGCCGCTGTACCGGATCGCCTGCGAGAAGGTATTCGGCGTGCGCCTGGAGAAAGGCCCGGCGCAGGTCGCAGTAGCAGTACATGATGCGAAGCAGGAACGCTGGGTCACCGTGCAGTTCGACGGCGGGGTGAATTCCAAACTGCCGTGGGCGTTCTCGCCGGAACAGGACAGCATGCGCGTGCAGGTCGGCCGCCAGTACGAGGCCAAGTATTTCGCGCGCAACACCGCCGATCGCGCCATCGTCGGCAGCGCGGTGCCATCGGTGGCGCCGGCGCGCGCGTCGGGCTTCTTCAACAAGACCGAATGCTTCTGCTTCACCGCGCAGACGCTGGCCGCCGGCGAATCGCGCGACATGCCGGTGCGCTTCATCATCGACCCAGCGCTGCCGGCCGGGGTGAAGACCGTCACCCTGTCGTATACGTTCTACAAGAATGATGTCCTGACCTCTGCCCTGGACGCCGACAAGGGCGCGACGGGCAAAGGCCAGTCCGACGTGGCGCGCGCTGCGCCGTAATCCTACTTTTGCATCGAACATCCGGAATCGCCATGGCCAACGCCCACGCTGATACGCATCACGACAAGAACGTCTACTACGTGCCGCACGGCAGCCGCTGGCCGGTGTTCGCGTCGGTCGCGTTGTTCGTCACCATGATCGGCTTCGCCACCTGGCTGAATGAAGTCAGCTGGGGCAAGACCGTGTTCTTCGTCGGCCTGGCCGGATTGCTGGCGATCCTGTTCAAGTGGTTTGGCGACGTGATCCGCGAATCGCTGTCCGGCTTCTACAACAAGCAGGTCGACACCAGCTTCCGCATGGGCATGGTGTGGTTCATCTTCTCGGAAGTGATGTTCTTCGCCGCGTTCTTCGGTGCGTTGTTCTATGCACGCCAGTTCGCGCTGCCGTGGCTCAACGGCGAAGGCGACGGCATGGCGACCCACGCCCTGTTGTGGCCGGACTTCGCCGGCGGCTGGCCGAGCAACGGTCCGTCCGACATCGGCGGCAACTACCAGACCGTTCCGGCCTGGGGCCTGCCGCTGCTGAACACCTTGATCCTGCTGACTTCGGGCGTGACGGTGACCATCGCACACCATGCGTTGAAGGAAGGAAAACGCGGCATCCTCCTGCTGTTCCTCGGCCTGACCGTGCTGCTGGGCTGCCTGTTCCTGTTCTTCCAGGCGGAGGAATACGTCCACGCCTACAAGGAACTGAACCTGACCCTGGGTTCCGGCATCTATGGCTCGACCTTCTTCATGCTGACCGGCTTCCACGGCGCGCACGTGACCCTGGGCACGCTGATGCTGGCGATCATCTGGCTGCGCTGCCTGAAGGGCCACTTCTCCAAGGACGACCATTTCGCGTTCGAAGCGGTTGCCTGGTACTGGCACTTCGTCGACGTGGTCTGGCTGGGCTTGTTCCTGTTCGTGTACGTGCTGTAACGCGACGACGCCCGATCAAGACAAAGGCCGGCATTGCCGGCCTTTGTGTCTGCAGCGGCCGCGCTGCGTGATGGTGGGTTGGTCAGGCCGGGTTGCTGCCTATGCCGTGTGGCGTGATCCAGCCCATGTAGATGGCGAGGACCACGAACAGGATCAGCGCCACGCTCAGGGCGATGCGCTTGGTCAGCGAATTCACCGTGCGCTTAGTGGTGCCCTTGTCCACCAACATGTAATACAGGCCGGCGCCGAGGTTCCACAGGATGAGGATCAGCACACCGACGATGAGCAGGGTTTTCAGCGAATCGTTCATGAGGGTCTCGTTGCCGCGGGATGGCGGCGGGGCAGCTGCATTATTGCAGCCGGAGCGAACGCCGTGAGTGCTCCGGCACCGCGTCGGGGTGGCTTGGCCGTGGGCTGGGTGCTGGCGCTTGCCGCGATCGTCCTCTTCTGCTTGTTGGGACGTTGGCAGCTGGGCCGAATGCACGAGAAGCAGGCCAAGCTGGCCGCGGCGGCACATGCGCTGGACAAGCGCGTACCACAACCGCTGCTGTTGGCGTCAGACCCGAAGCGCGGCGATGCTTATGACTGGGCCGCTGGCCGCGGCAGCATGGCCGGCGGCACATTGTGGCTGGACAACCAGATCCACGACGGCAAGCCCGGCGTGCGCATGTATTGCGTGCTGCTGCCGGACGATGGCGTGCAAGCGGTGTTGGTCGATGCCGGCTGGTGGCCCCTGGATGCGCGGCGCGACCTGCCCGTGTTCGGCTGCCCGGCCAGCCAGGACGTGGCGGTGCGCGGCCTGTTGGCGCCGCCGCCGTCCAGCGGCCTGGCCAGTGGCGATGCACTGGCCGCCTCCGGCCCGCAACGCTGGTTGGCGACGCGCTTGGACCTGTCCGCGATCGCGCATGCGATGACCCTGTCGACCGGCCTCGCCCCGCGCGTGTTGCGGTTGGATCCCACGCGCAGCAAGGGCGACGCGGGCGTCATGCTGGCTCCCGGCGAGCGCGACCTCGACATCTTGCCCAATACCATCACCCCCGAGCGTCATCTCGGCTATGCCGTGCAATGGTTCGGGCTGGCGCTGACCGTGTTCGTCATCGCCATTGTCCTCACCTTGCGCAGCCGGAAGCGACAAACGCAATGACATCGAACCACGAGACCAATGCCGTCCGCCGCCGCAACCGCGGCATGTTGATCGCCCTGTTCCTGATGTTCTTCGGCGGCATGTTGGTCGCCGGCATCTTGCGTTTCTCCGGCTGGCGCCCGGAAGGCAGCAAGAACAAAGGCGAGTTGCTGCAGCCTTACGGCGACCTGCGCGAATACGCGCCGACCCTGGCCGATGGCGGTGCCTATCGCTGGAAGGACAGCCCGCGCACCTGGCGGATCGTGGCGATGCCGCGCGATTGCGACGCCGCGCGCGCGGCCGACTGCATGCGCCTGTTGGCGGATCTCGACAAGGTCTGGCAGTTGATGGGCAAGGACGCTGACCGCGTGCATGTGCTGTGGGCGGGCGCCGCGCCAACGGGCGTCGTTTTGCCGCAGGAAGTGCACGCGCTGCGCGTGGACGATGGCTTGCGCGCTGGGCTCGCACGTTGGAACGATGCTGCTGGGGATGCCGTCTGGTTGCTGGATCCGAACGGCTTCGTGGTGTTGCGCTACGCTCCGGGTTTCGATCCCGGCGACCTGCGCACCGACCTGGCCCGCCTGCTGAAGATCAATTGACCGCGATGACGAATTCACATCTCTATCGGCCGGCTGTGTACAGGCATTTCCATCGCATCGCCTGGTTGGCGGTGGCGCTGGCCGCCTGCGTGATCGTGTTCGGCGCCTTCGTGCGCCTGTCCAACGCTGGCCTGAGTTGCCCGGACTGGCCGACCTGCTACGGCAAGGCGGCATGGCCGACCCATGCCGACCAGATCGTCGACCATGCCGCCACCGCGATCCGCCCGGTCGATCCCAGCAAGGCTTGGCGCGAGCAGTTCCACCGCATGATCGCCGGCAGCCTTGGCGTTCTGGTGTTGGCGCTCGCGCTGCTGGCCACGCGCAAGCGGCCAAAGGGGTGGTTGCATGTGATCGGCGCATCGCTGGCGGTCGCCATCGCCATCCCGCTGTACATGCGCGGCATGCATGTGGCCGCATCGTCGCTGGCGGTGTTCGGCGAATTGCTGTTGCTGGCCGGGGTGGTTCGCTGGTCGAATGTTGACTTGGCGCGCGTGAGCACGCTGACGCTGGCGGTGATCATCTTCCAGGCCTTGCTGGGCATGTGGACGGTGACCTGGCTGTTGAAGCCGGTGGTGGTGAT
This genomic interval carries:
- a CDS encoding SURF1 family protein yields the protein MSAPAPRRGGLAVGWVLALAAIVLFCLLGRWQLGRMHEKQAKLAAAAHALDKRVPQPLLLASDPKRGDAYDWAAGRGSMAGGTLWLDNQIHDGKPGVRMYCVLLPDDGVQAVLVDAGWWPLDARRDLPVFGCPASQDVAVRGLLAPPPSSGLASGDALAASGPQRWLATRLDLSAIAHAMTLSTGLAPRVLRLDPTRSKGDAGVMLAPGERDLDILPNTITPERHLGYAVQWFGLALTVFVIAIVLTLRSRKRQTQ
- a CDS encoding twin transmembrane helix small protein, with translation MNDSLKTLLIVGVLILILWNLGAGLYYMLVDKGTTKRTVNSLTKRIALSVALILFVVLAIYMGWITPHGIGSNPA
- the coxB gene encoding cytochrome c oxidase subunit II produces the protein MTPGRFKTGALKLCALAAALALPVLAQAQETANHADPHRWQLNMAPGVTPTSHAAYDAHMIVLVICVVIGLIVFGAMAYAMFKFRKSKGAVPDTSFTHSTKLEAIWTALPILILIGLAFPATHGLMRQYDTRDSEMTVKVTGYQWMWKYEYLGQDVAFTSRLDRKSDEVRQSGVDARTANLPHYLLDVDNQLVLPVGVKIRFVLTADDVIHAWWVPALGWKQDAIPGIVNEAWAQIEKPGVYRGQCAELCGKDHGFMPIVVKAVPKAEFEQWLAAKKPAAPAEPAAEAAPEAPASTEQTDAAPAAAAAAPQTEQAPANAAAAG
- a CDS encoding cytochrome c oxidase subunit 3; amino-acid sequence: MANAHADTHHDKNVYYVPHGSRWPVFASVALFVTMIGFATWLNEVSWGKTVFFVGLAGLLAILFKWFGDVIRESLSGFYNKQVDTSFRMGMVWFIFSEVMFFAAFFGALFYARQFALPWLNGEGDGMATHALLWPDFAGGWPSNGPSDIGGNYQTVPAWGLPLLNTLILLTSGVTVTIAHHALKEGKRGILLLFLGLTVLLGCLFLFFQAEEYVHAYKELNLTLGSGIYGSTFFMLTGFHGAHVTLGTLMLAIIWLRCLKGHFSKDDHFAFEAVAWYWHFVDVVWLGLFLFVYVL
- a CDS encoding cytochrome c oxidase assembly protein — protein: MAGVALAAFGFAFALVPLYRIACEKVFGVRLEKGPAQVAVAVHDAKQERWVTVQFDGGVNSKLPWAFSPEQDSMRVQVGRQYEAKYFARNTADRAIVGSAVPSVAPARASGFFNKTECFCFTAQTLAAGESRDMPVRFIIDPALPAGVKTVTLSYTFYKNDVLTSALDADKGATGKGQSDVARAAP
- the ctaD gene encoding cytochrome c oxidase subunit I — translated: MSATHHSAVDHHDDHGHKQSFVDRWFFSTNHKDIGTLYLVFSFIMFIIGAAFSVVIRTELATPGLQHVTPEFFNQMTTLHALVMIFGGVMPAFVGLANWMVPLQIGAPDMALPRMNNWSFWIMPFAFTLLLGTLFLPGGAPAGGWTLYPPLSLQGGNNLAFVIFAVHMMGISSIMGAINIIATILNMRAPGVDLLKMPIFCWTWLITAFLLIAVMPVLAGAVTMLLTDKFFATSFFNAAGGGDPVMFQHIFWFFGHPEVYIMILPAFGIASEIIPTFARKPLFGYQAMVYATAAIAFLSFIVWAHHMFTVGMPLGGELYFMFATMLISIPTGVKVFNWVTTMWRGSMTFEAPMKWAIAFVILFTIGGFSGLMLAIVPADFQYHDTYFVVAHFHYVLVTGALFGIIAGVYYWWPKWTGRMYSEKLASVHFWWSMIFVNLLFFPQHFLGLAGMPRRIPDYNVVFADWNFISSIGAFGMFATPFIMAFVLWHSLKHGKKAEARAWEGARGLEWTVPSPAPHHTFTTPPVIKPGDLAHGDIDH